The sequence AATTAATGTTGCATATCATCATACAAGACACTTACAAGGACACATTTATACCCGGTAGTTCTGTTCATTTCTAAAACCAGGTCCGTCGTTTTTTGTTGGACACTTTCCGAACTTTTGGATCCCTGAAAGCAAAAAATGACATGTATAATTTGATACTTAATACAaagaattaaatgaaataagaaaagaaaattaacatttgtgagATATTTCTTCTTGATGATGGTGTTTGGGGGAAGAGGGAGCAAATGGCAAAGAAGAGGGTCccaaatgttttaatgtttttcttcCACTCTTTGAACTACGAATCGgttttatgaattaaaaaaaaaaatcctatgaTTTGGTCTCATACGTACCAGCCAATAATAGAGCAGGGTGTGTACATTGTCGTCTGCTTCCGTTATCCTGTGTCTGATGACATAACAGTTACCATTCACAAAAACGCCATGTTGATCCCATGGTACATGTTCGAGACTTTCTCCATCCACACGCCATAGCtaaaagatatttacatcaaaCGAGGGATGAGACTTAAAGTACTGCAAGATCGTATAATTGATGCATTGAAAACATCTAATAGGCTTGAAAAAATGAGATGTTCTAGATCTGTTTAAGTTTCCAGTATTCGAAACGCAAGCTGCAAACACAATGGAACTTTACTCTTACAAAGACATTTTCTTTAAGGTCTTTTTTCCCCTGATTATTTATAAATCAAGAATTAAAATCAGATTCTATTgacaaaattatcattatacctCCGTTTCGGGATCGCCATCCGGAAATACGTCATCGGACCAATGTTCATTCATTTTTGCGACTGTCCTGTTGTCTTTTGTTGAGAATAATGCTCTTtctaaattaataaaaaaaattaaacagaGACATTCAAAGGTATCTAATCAGTATAAACAATTTCGTTAAAATTTTATGTTTACGTTTACATTCTAAACCATTTTTGTTAACATTGATGACAAATCGTTTGGTCATTATTATGTCTGGATTGTAAAAGTTTCCCATACATTCATTACATACTTACCTATGTTACCTATGCTGTACTTTTTCGTTAATTGTCGACGTTTTGTTTCCTTCTCTTGCCAACCAAAGAAGTTTTTCTTGAACTCTCTTGGTTCATGGTCCTCCCTTAACCGACAAATCGTCATTGTTGTGGGATAACATCTATGTTCGCAAAACGCCTGAAAAGAGCCACATTGGATTGTTTATTTCATGGTAGATCTACATTTTTTGTGTGTAAACCTGCGCTAGTTTCAAAATTTATCCTGCCGAAAAATTCATTACACTTATACTGGTGATAATTTCTTTCTAGAAAAAttcaaatgtacatattttagatGGTGTACAAGATACGAGTACTTATTGATACAAAGAGTCGCCCATTTAAGTGAATATTGGTTAAAATAGATATGCGTAGTAACGCACTGATTTTGATTCAAAATGAGTtaatttgtgaaaatatgtCAGCCTTTCGGTACGTACATACCTTGCCTCGTAGTAGAGCGTTACTAACAGATCCTTCACAGGCCGCCTGTCCAACCCATACATATAGGGGGGAGTTAGGTCCACGGTCTAACAGATAGCTATCCTAAAACAGGAAATAAAAAATACCTTTTATACTCAAATCATACCAAACCCATACATACAGGAGGGAGTTAGGTCCACGGTCTAACAGGTAGCTATCCTAAAACAGGAAATAAAAAATACCTTTTATACTCAAATCATACCAAACCCATACATATAGGGGGGAGTTAGGTCCACGGTCTAACAGATAGCTATCCTAAAACAGGAAATAAAAGATACCTTTTATACTCAAATCATACCAAACCCATACATACAGGAGGGAGTTAGGTCCACGGTCTAACAGGTAGCTATCCTAAAACAGGAAataaaaaataccttttgtACTCAAATCATACCAAACCCATACATACAGGGGGGAGTTAGGTCCACGGTCTAATATGTAGCTATCCTAAACCaggaaataaaaataacttttataCTTAAATCATACCAAACCCGTATATAGAAGGGTGAAATTGGGTCCATGGTCTAACAGGAAATCATACAGCTGGACTTATCAAAGCAACACGTTTGATAATTTGTTGACATATGAATCCATGTGCTTACGTTTGGCATGCTCCATGATACCCTATTCCCTTCAGAAGTAAACAGTTTTGATAATATTGACAAACTATTTCACAATTATCGTATATTTTAATTCCGTGGTTGGCCATCGTTTTACACTTACCCTTCGAACGAGGTATTTGTGGTGTAAAGGACATCGTGATGCCTCTGGCATGTCATACATAACTTTGGGTCCGCTGACTCTGTtaatataaaaagtaaaatgtCACTACTGATGCAACATACGGTCCAACATTATtctagaaaatgaaaatatgagtTACAATTGCCCAAACAGAcattgaagaaaaataagatTATCCAGGTGTTTGTGTGAGTATCAATTCAACTGCTTTTATGTTCCATCATTGTATATATGCGAGTTATATTTCATCTATCGTTTCGtcttatttaagcattgaacatctTTCAGTTGGTATTCATAAGGGCTATggatgccaactgaaagatgttCAATGCTTATTTACATTTGGCTACAATGTTATTGTGAAATGCCAAGGGATTTCGCACGCATCTATATTGAATAAGTCTTTCGTTCAATGTAACATTCAATAGGTAAGTATAACAAGTAGTTACAATTTATATGTGAACTTCCGGACTGACCTATGAAGTGTAGTATTCCGTGTACCGTCGCCTGAAACTATATCAGGTTCAGAATAGCCATTGTCGCTTTGGATTGAATGACCATTGGTCAATGGCGTGTGACCATTAGGGAGCTTCTTTTTGAAAGCACTGTTCATCCCCTCGTCATTCTCATCTGcaacagaaaatattaaaaaaaatgtttattcagTCATTTGAAAAACGCTTGTTCAAAAATGTACAATGAACATACTCTACATTAAGTGACGaccaaattgaaaaaaaatgatcacAGCTCTATCGTCTAATTAGTACACAACAtttcaatatcattatatagtGACAGAATTTATACGGCATGTAAACAATGTCGTAATTAATGTTTTGGTGACTGGATTATACCTgtttatacctgtatatatttcaaacatttgttttaaagcTATTTGCATTGATATCCGGTATTGAatttaactttatatttcattttctatcaAAGGCAATCTTCAGTGAATATATAGTGCAAACAATGCACatgaagtaaattattttttcctCTAGTAAAATTACTTAAAAAATGACCAAAGGTTCTCCCCACTTACCTATCACTATGATGTGAGCGATGCCCTTTCTCTGCATGTTACGGAATTTCTTTGCCAAATTAATTgcctaaaataaacaaaacgaaCAGTTTTGTAAATTGCTGCTGCAATAAATAGAACAAAAACTATCTAGAAATAGTTCATTGATTAGTTACATCTATTGGACGATACTGATTAGTAATAAGGGAGAGTAATgaaaagttaaatatatattattcaagACTCCGTTGAAATATGTCAATGATTATGAAGAGGACGGTTTTACTAAGAAGACACTTACCTTTAGCCTTGTGTTGTACGGGCAGTCTGATCCTACCCACACATACATCCTAGGGTGACCATCTAGTATACAGGCTGAGGTAGGATCTAGGGCATCAAGAGAAGGTTCCACCTAGTTACGGAttacaaagatatatatatagtcagaCTATGAAATGAGTCTGTTCGTAGAGgtcaagttttttttaattgcaattttTATCTTATAGTGTAtagtaataaacaacaaagttCTGTACAAAACTAAACTAAAACGGAACTTCATTCGTTTTATGAATACATTTAAAGCAGATATTGAACATTGAAAACACAATGAAAACATTTGATGTCTTCAAAGCATatgtatatttgataattaCAGTAAAGTGACTATCGATAAATATTGCAGAACTACTTACACAAACAGCGCGGATGTACTTCCGGCCTATCACTCTGTACATTCTTTTAACATAAGCTGCTGCTCTGCTTACCGTCGTCTTTGGTTTACTCTCAATATATCTACATAAGAAgcaaataatattaaattatcaatTCAGATCTAAGCAATCGCACGTATATTACACTTGTTAGAGAGTATTGCATGAAATGTTTCTggtaagaaaatgaaaaatgttttactCACATTACGCCCTCCGGAAAGAGCTTCAGAAAACAGGTGGATTCATGACTTTGAGTCTGAAATATTGAGGGAAACTGGAGTTAGGACTGACACCAAATGGTTTGAATGCAATCATCAATTgataatcaaaatatgtaaattgaaTCATGTTTAGATCAAATAAATGTTGTTAAATAACTTACTTCCTTAGAAAACAGTGTGGCATAATTCAGGATTTTGTCAAGTTCATGTGCTTTCTGTTCGATCAGTTTTACTTCCGCCTGCAACAGATGAGAGATCATCAATAAGTCTGTTAGCATTATCTCATGGTATATAATAGTTGTTTTTGGATGTAAAACATCATAAATTGTTGTTCCATCTGAACAAATCATATGTTGATGGAATAATCTAACAAAGACAATCATGTCTTAGTATAGTGTAAGGGCCGACAACGGTCTACAAATGAGTACTGCTGCCATTAAAATTGTGTTTCCTTGCATTAATTACCTTGTCGTTTTCCCTAACAATATGGCGCCAAACTCACAACAGTACGattttgtttacaatgtttACAATAGGTACACATCAGTAGATATATcttcaatatacaaatacagagtAACACGTAAATTCTCATTAGTTATCACCAGGACGTGAACTTGACGCGGAATACCTACCTCTGGACACATGAGACCACACCAGTAGTGTAATGATGTAATCTCCTCGGCATCCACCTGTAAAACAAGAGGAAGTGTAGAATTGGTCAACGgatgaaatatttaacaaagttCCGTATAAGTGCTTTAAAAAGTAAGTTTTCTCTCACACTGTAAATCGTTGGTTATACAGTTTAGAGAGTGTAATTCAGAATCGGGGACTAGACACGGTTCTCTACTTTCCAGACTAGTAGGTCCGATGTACAAACATAATATTGTTCACTAGGTTATATGGCTCATACCAAAACTAAAACCTACACTAAAGTTTAGTGTTTATTAAAATTGTAACAATCATATTATAAACAATGCTGATGCATCTCAAACCTTCAGAACAACGTAGGCCGCTCCTTCATGGAAGAACCCATGTTCCTGTTGATCGACCTTCACCACTTTTACTTTGTTCTGTAACACAATTTATTGAGATGAAAATAAGTTATATCAAAACGATACATGACAAGCATGGAACTTATATTGTTTAaggaaatatacatttttgcaaaaaaaatatgaacaagtGATACTATTGAAGTTTCTCATTCATCTTTCATCTTTATGCGTCATTGTCAAATCGCGGTCAACAGTTTTCGATCTTTAAAGCAAATTCCATTTAGAGCATTTATGAGATGCGGTTAATTCAGATATAACTTTTGCATACATGCAATTACTCGAAAATTTAAATAAGATTGGTAGAGACATAATTTTACATTCTTTTATTGTATCcaaacataattggcacattatcaatatttactGAAAAATCCTCATATAAGAACAAATACAGATTGTTTGAAAAATAAGATCACCGTTGAAATATGTACGTGTTCAATATGCGTTCATCAATATCGAAACACATGTGCAGCACAATTACAACGTTGCTGATTCATCAGATATTTATAGGTTCTGTCACTAAAGCATGAATTCCCATAGAACGCGCACACGCTAGCGCCCATGGAACTATATTTAGGTGTATTATCAAGTGCCGAAATCGGGTGACGAATTCAAAAACAATACACTATGCTAACCGAGAATGCATGGTCCCACAAGAGAATTATGAAACAGTTCTCAGGGGTTTAAATCTTATCTTATACGAATTGTATCTATAATGATTGCTGTGGTTTCTTATCTACCCTAATATCCCAATTTAACATTACAATCTTGTCATCTGTGTCGCTTTGAGGTTTAAATGTACAGTTGTGAAAATTCCTATGCCTACAAAGCGTACTACTGACCCGGGTAATACTCGTCTGTAGATCGTGTTACACTTGCCGAGGTAAAGACGCAGTGGACCATGGGATTGCTGGCTACAAGACCTGAATACTATAATGGTTTACAACAGGTTTCGTGGTTATCTCTAAAGGAGATTTATTAATAATCATAAATCCAATTATTTCACACGATACCTAATTATGATATGTGTATATCGCAGCTAGGAGACGATCGCTCACTTAACAAGAATTCCACGTGAATCATTTTAGACAGAGTCAGTTGCGTTATGAAACTGCGATAAACCCTTCGATATTGAGTCATAATATTGAATTTAGACTCTGTGCTAGACTTTATGACAGGTATGACGCAAGATTATGGACGCAGTACGTCCGGAGATCAGACGTCCAGTCATCAGACGAAATAAAGGTGTCATCAAATGTCATAATTGCAATGTTGGTTTATTTCAGGTATTTGAATAACATCAATATGGAGGCAATTTTGACCATAAATAACCATCACATCTCTTTTCCGGATACTGCACAAGTCTCTGTCAATCAAGTATAATAAAGATTTCTTAGATATTGCAAAGATATTGtacaataataaaattttaacatttaacacaaaacatatttaattataaaaaaaaattaaaatcaatcataaaatataacactTATTATCCAGTAATCACTCAAAAAACGGATACGTACCTCTATTCGCCATACTGTCATTCCCATCACATCCTTGCTGACCTCTAGAAAGGCGGGGTCTATGGACCGAAAGCTTGAGCCGGTTTCCCTTCCAGCTGCTGACGTCATTGTGTGGCTCTTTGATTGCATGGTTTTACCGGTAGACGGTCGACTCCTAGCGTAGGCACTGTAAACCCGTTCACTAATGAGAGTTGGACTTTTGGCATACAACCGGATGGGAGATGACCGACCAGTAGTGCGACTGTACGGTCTATCCCCTTGGGCTTGATTTCCGGGAGGACCGGGCACACGGACAGTCGCCCGACTTGTTGGCCGATCGGAAGGTTTCTTCTTTGCGCTTCTTGGTCGTGTTGCTGAAAGgataaaaatgatgaaattagaCGTCGTTTACATCCTTAAATTACAATGATATCCCCTGTCCATGCaattttaatagaaatataatgaCTAGGAACAATGGTGTTCTAAAGGTAATTCTTCGTAGAGAGCAACTCAGAATTCTTAATCGTATTTCCTTCTGTTCTAACATGTTAGATGGCGAAGTTCAAAGTTTCTACCTGGAACCATATACAATTTGGGTTCCATGGAGATGGTTTTCTTTCCCGTGTGGTCTGGGTATCCGAAACAATGTTAACGTGCTAAAATGAATATCACTATGCTGGTTGGCGCCCTTCGCCACAATATTCTTTCACAgttgaaatacaaaaaataaacccAAACCATGGCAAGGGGTTCCAACTGAGCCAAGTTCTAGTACAATCTTTGGAGACCTTCACCTCCTAGCAATGGTAGCAGACATACTAGCGGCATGGCTGTGAGAGGTTTAGATATCCAATGGTTGTACTACAATTtatgtgttatatatctatctatctagaGTATAGATGGGTCATTAATAGAGCATGTCTTAACGCATAtcatatttcaatgaaatcaatatgtaattacatattttaataaatatttaataaagcTAAACAACGTTTGTAAAGTTTCAATGACAACGCCTCATTATAAGATCCATAACGGGAAAGTAACTATTCTGTAAATGCCTCAATATTACCTGAATATATGAATGATTCATTCGATGCACTATCCGTAGTGGCAAACCAAGAATGTTCAGTAATTCTAAATATGATTTGCAGTAAAATCACCCATGAATAATGGATGATGTTCTGATGTTAACGTAATAAATACCAGTTGATACGAGTCCATTTAAAACTGTGTGCACCCCGCCGTATCCATCACACTGGTATaataacacatatacaatacagttAATGACTAAAAAACCGCAATTGTTCAGTCAAGTATGACTAAGATCAATTAACAATGTTCTAACGTTAGCATTTTTGGGAGAAAGTAATTTCTAATATATCGCAGTATTTTAGTGCAGACTAATTAATGCAACTGTGTATGACAGATCACGTGAAAGATTATATCACATaatgttttcaatttcaataacGGGCGTGGTTACATTCAAGACACAACATGGTTTACTTAAGGTAAGTACTGATGACTCAATACTTTGAAAAGTTTTGACATCTTTCAAATATTGGAATAATAAGTAAAACAATTGTATAACACTCACAAAAAAACTACGATTATGCTGATAAAAGTAAAATCAAAGGAAGGTAATAAGTAAAAtggtataaatatttttctcgcAACAAATATTAGATAAACCTAATAACAGTCACTTGATAACGCTTCCAATGCTTTTTATGTATTATGGCTCGTCATTTCTGCATTGCATATGCtttgattaatatatatttaaaaaaataacaatatttaacctatcaatatatgtattacGTTATAACATTATCGGTATTTATGTTTAAACTGATATCCAAGCATAGAATAAGAACCGGATgagtaataaataaaagattttccATATTAAATATGATGTCTAATTAGAATGCAATTAAACTCATGTGGCATACCCTATCAAGAAACcaataaataacaaattgacaaaaaaacATAATCAAAATGCATTATCGAATAGCTTAAGGGTTAGTGCAAATACAATTTAGACGGTACGGAGACAACAACAACGAGAACAGACCCAGTCATTCATGAGGAACGAGCCATTCTTCCTTGATCCACCACACCTACCACACCTTTAAAAAGGCGAAGCTTATAGCAACAATGAAACATACTATATTTGACAATTTGAATACCTGATCAGATATTGCTAAAAGAAACGGATACTTTCGAATGAGAGTATTCAGTCGACTGTAACACTTTCCCGTAGTATTCACAAATTCTCAAGTGTATACATACGAGGAAAAGAGGGAGGAAAGAGACAGAATCAGGACGAATTTTGACTTTTCCGATATTTACATCATTCTTATGCAGATGTTTTACCATAAAAAAGTGAGGTAAAATGATCTAACAATATATAGGTTACAGGAAAGTAATGTCTCGCCATAAATAATGTAGTTTTACAACTAATCAATGTCTAATTAGTATGAAATTTAATATCATAGAAATTGTCGTTTGGAAATGTCGaggaaaa is a genomic window of Argopecten irradians isolate NY chromosome 10, Ai_NY, whole genome shotgun sequence containing:
- the LOC138333420 gene encoding advillin-like isoform X5; the protein is MQSKSHTMTSAAGRETGSSFRSIDPAFLEVSKDVMGMTVWRIENKVKVVKVDQQEHGFFHEGAAYVVLKVDAEEITSLHYWCGLMCPEAEVKLIEQKAHELDKILNYATLFSKETQSHESTCFLKLFPEGVIYIESKPKTTVSRAAAYVKRMYRVIGRKYIRAVCVEPSLDALDPTSACILDGHPRMYVWVGSDCPYNTRLKAINLAKKFRNMQRKGIAHIIVIDENDEGMNSAFKKKLPNGHTPLTNGHSIQSDNGYSEPDIVSGDGTRNTTLHRVSGPKVMYDMPEASRCPLHHKYLVRRDSYLLDRGPNSPLYVWVGQAACEGSVSNALLRGKAFCEHRCYPTTMTICRLREDHEPREFKKNFFGWQEKETKRRQLTKKYSIGNIERALFSTKDNRTVAKMNEHWSDDVFPDGDPETELWRVDGESLEHVPWDQHGVFVNGNCYVIRHRITEADDNVHTLLYYWLGSKSSESVQQKTTDLVLEMNRTTGYKCVLIRVLDEKEPSHFMTTIQNSIIVYDQDVQENPTDRQMFCIRELENGSMRVQQVPATSEWLNTSASFVVTTDTGCYLWYGKKSGGPEREYAKNLLGFLNPSRMYTFDIVTEGKEGNTFWDMMGAQEVYPKDFTQEKLERRPPRMVICHVGPDSQYRFNDIDNFTQQDLTDANIFILDTFDLVYLWIGSSVDDTVSSRAYDIIKAYMLKDPAGRRFDAVHVWMTSQNNESETFTKYFRRWSCNGYCGKDKYDMVRKRIRQENAQIDTEQQLVDKTYMNYPKHDYRLLLREEQPEDVDEQHREFHLTDKQFCDVMRHSRAEFYRLPMWKQQQILRSTRLAYIPPTPTPLSISTPTPREP
- the LOC138333420 gene encoding advillin-like isoform X3, whose protein sequence is MSVSSIISTDRTSDTLGRKTRFEKCEATRPRSAKKKPSDRPTSRATVRVPGPPGNQAQGDRPYSRTTGRSSPIRLYAKSPTLISERVYSAYARSRPSTGKTMQSKSHTMTSAAGRETGSSFRSIDPAFLEVSKDVMGMTVWRIENKVKVVKVDQQEHGFFHEGAAYVVLKVDAEEITSLHYWCGLMCPEAEVKLIEQKAHELDKILNYATLFSKETQSHESTCFLKLFPEGVIYIESKPKTTVSRAAAYVKRMYRVIGRKYIRAVCVEPSLDALDPTSACILDGHPRMYVWVGSDCPYNTRLKAINLAKKFRNMQRKGIAHIIVIDENDEGMNSAFKKKLPNGHTPLTNGHSIQSDNGYSEPDIVSGDGTRNTTLHRVSGPKVMYDMPEASRCPLHHKYLVRRDSYLLDRGPNSPLYVWVGQAACEGSVSNALLRGKAFCEHRCYPTTMTICRLREDHEPREFKKNFFGWQEKETKRRQLTKKYSIGNIERALFSTKDNRTVAKMNEHWSDDVFPDGDPETELWRVDGESLEHVPWDQHGVFVNGNCYVIRHRITEADDNVHTLLYYWLGSKSSESVQQKTTDLVLEMNRTTGYKCVLIRVLDEKEPSHFMTTIQNSIIVYDQDVQENPTDRQMFCIRELENGSMRVQQVPATSEWLNTSASFVVTTDTGCYLWYGKKSGGPEREYAKNLLGFLNPSRMYTFDIVTEGKEGNTFWDMMGAQEVYPKDFTQEKLERRPPRMVICHVGPDSQYRFNDIDNFTQQDLTDANIFILDTFDLVYLWIGSSVDDTVSSRAYDIIKAYMLKDPAGRRFDAVHVWMTSQNNESETFTKYFRRWSCNGYCGKDKYDMVRKRIRQENAQIDTEQQLVDKTYMNYPKHDYRLLLREEQPEDVDEQHREFHLTDKQFCDVMRHSRAEFYRLPMWKQQQILRSTRLAYIPPTPTPLSISTPTPREP
- the LOC138333420 gene encoding advillin-like isoform X2, translated to MMENGCVKLKFSLDVIDKPKMSFFTMLLHEQATRPRSAKKKPSDRPTSRATVRVPGPPGNQAQGDRPYSRTTGRSSPIRLYAKSPTLISERVYSAYARSRPSTGKTMQSKSHTMTSAAGRETGSSFRSIDPAFLEVSKDVMGMTVWRIENKVKVVKVDQQEHGFFHEGAAYVVLKVDAEEITSLHYWCGLMCPEAEVKLIEQKAHELDKILNYATLFSKETQSHESTCFLKLFPEGVIYIESKPKTTVSRAAAYVKRMYRVIGRKYIRAVCVEPSLDALDPTSACILDGHPRMYVWVGSDCPYNTRLKAINLAKKFRNMQRKGIAHIIVIDENDEGMNSAFKKKLPNGHTPLTNGHSIQSDNGYSEPDIVSGDGTRNTTLHRVSGPKVMYDMPEASRCPLHHKYLVRRDSYLLDRGPNSPLYVWVGQAACEGSVSNALLRGKAFCEHRCYPTTMTICRLREDHEPREFKKNFFGWQEKETKRRQLTKKYSIGNIERALFSTKDNRTVAKMNEHWSDDVFPDGDPETELWRVDGESLEHVPWDQHGVFVNGNCYVIRHRITEADDNVHTLLYYWLGSKSSESVQQKTTDLVLEMNRTTGYKCVLIRVLDEKEPSHFMTTIQNSIIVYDQDVQENPTDRQMFCIRELENGSMRVQQVPATSEWLNTSASFVVTTDTGCYLWYGKKSGGPEREYAKNLLGFLNPSRMYTFDIVTEGKEGNTFWDMMGAQEVYPKDFTQEKLERRPPRMVICHVGPDSQYRFNDIDNFTQQDLTDANIFILDTFDLVYLWIGSSVDDTVSSRAYDIIKAYMLKDPAGRRFDAVHVWMTSQNNESETFTKYFRRWSCNGYCGKDKYDMVRKRIRQENAQIDTEQQLVDKTYMNYPKHDYRLLLREEQPEDVDEQHREFHLTDKQFCDVMRHSRAEFYRLPMWKQQQILRSTRLAYIPPTPTPLSISTPTPREP
- the LOC138333420 gene encoding advillin-like isoform X1 → MIRGGEGMSSSPLAKVVMEDFVVVKVSQNGHITTTRPRSAKKKPSDRPTSRATVRVPGPPGNQAQGDRPYSRTTGRSSPIRLYAKSPTLISERVYSAYARSRPSTGKTMQSKSHTMTSAAGRETGSSFRSIDPAFLEVSKDVMGMTVWRIENKVKVVKVDQQEHGFFHEGAAYVVLKVDAEEITSLHYWCGLMCPEAEVKLIEQKAHELDKILNYATLFSKETQSHESTCFLKLFPEGVIYIESKPKTTVSRAAAYVKRMYRVIGRKYIRAVCVEPSLDALDPTSACILDGHPRMYVWVGSDCPYNTRLKAINLAKKFRNMQRKGIAHIIVIDENDEGMNSAFKKKLPNGHTPLTNGHSIQSDNGYSEPDIVSGDGTRNTTLHRVSGPKVMYDMPEASRCPLHHKYLVRRDSYLLDRGPNSPLYVWVGQAACEGSVSNALLRGKAFCEHRCYPTTMTICRLREDHEPREFKKNFFGWQEKETKRRQLTKKYSIGNIERALFSTKDNRTVAKMNEHWSDDVFPDGDPETELWRVDGESLEHVPWDQHGVFVNGNCYVIRHRITEADDNVHTLLYYWLGSKSSESVQQKTTDLVLEMNRTTGYKCVLIRVLDEKEPSHFMTTIQNSIIVYDQDVQENPTDRQMFCIRELENGSMRVQQVPATSEWLNTSASFVVTTDTGCYLWYGKKSGGPEREYAKNLLGFLNPSRMYTFDIVTEGKEGNTFWDMMGAQEVYPKDFTQEKLERRPPRMVICHVGPDSQYRFNDIDNFTQQDLTDANIFILDTFDLVYLWIGSSVDDTVSSRAYDIIKAYMLKDPAGRRFDAVHVWMTSQNNESETFTKYFRRWSCNGYCGKDKYDMVRKRIRQENAQIDTEQQLVDKTYMNYPKHDYRLLLREEQPEDVDEQHREFHLTDKQFCDVMRHSRAEFYRLPMWKQQQILRSTRLAYIPPTPTPLSISTPTPREP
- the LOC138333420 gene encoding advillin-like isoform X4; this translates as MLVEGTTSTRPRSAKKKPSDRPTSRATVRVPGPPGNQAQGDRPYSRTTGRSSPIRLYAKSPTLISERVYSAYARSRPSTGKTMQSKSHTMTSAAGRETGSSFRSIDPAFLEVSKDVMGMTVWRIENKVKVVKVDQQEHGFFHEGAAYVVLKVDAEEITSLHYWCGLMCPEAEVKLIEQKAHELDKILNYATLFSKETQSHESTCFLKLFPEGVIYIESKPKTTVSRAAAYVKRMYRVIGRKYIRAVCVEPSLDALDPTSACILDGHPRMYVWVGSDCPYNTRLKAINLAKKFRNMQRKGIAHIIVIDENDEGMNSAFKKKLPNGHTPLTNGHSIQSDNGYSEPDIVSGDGTRNTTLHRVSGPKVMYDMPEASRCPLHHKYLVRRDSYLLDRGPNSPLYVWVGQAACEGSVSNALLRGKAFCEHRCYPTTMTICRLREDHEPREFKKNFFGWQEKETKRRQLTKKYSIGNIERALFSTKDNRTVAKMNEHWSDDVFPDGDPETELWRVDGESLEHVPWDQHGVFVNGNCYVIRHRITEADDNVHTLLYYWLGSKSSESVQQKTTDLVLEMNRTTGYKCVLIRVLDEKEPSHFMTTIQNSIIVYDQDVQENPTDRQMFCIRELENGSMRVQQVPATSEWLNTSASFVVTTDTGCYLWYGKKSGGPEREYAKNLLGFLNPSRMYTFDIVTEGKEGNTFWDMMGAQEVYPKDFTQEKLERRPPRMVICHVGPDSQYRFNDIDNFTQQDLTDANIFILDTFDLVYLWIGSSVDDTVSSRAYDIIKAYMLKDPAGRRFDAVHVWMTSQNNESETFTKYFRRWSCNGYCGKDKYDMVRKRIRQENAQIDTEQQLVDKTYMNYPKHDYRLLLREEQPEDVDEQHREFHLTDKQFCDVMRHSRAEFYRLPMWKQQQILRSTRLAYIPPTPTPLSISTPTPREP